In Zingiber officinale cultivar Zhangliang chromosome 11B, Zo_v1.1, whole genome shotgun sequence, a single window of DNA contains:
- the LOC122033869 gene encoding UDP-glucuronate 4-epimerase 1-like: MMVRMLEDDLFPSTPGKVKIERTHGVSRKLQRCFASASTLFLWVLFVIALFASYLSFHSFVDTSSRYLSASWGDLHWERQIRASAAVRHPKGITVLVTGAAGFVGSHVSLALRHRGDGVVGLDNFNAYYDPSLKKARKVLLASHGVFVVEGDVNDAHLLAKLFNTVPFTHVMHLSVEAGVRYAIQNPALYVHSNVAGLVALLEASKSADPQPAIVWASSSVSLLCEPSSLLYPDDLLHSRRTIVVALSRRFAPQCPLARRFLEDNFGMKFLLTPES, encoded by the coding sequence ATGATGGTCAGGATGCTTGAGGACGATCTGTTCCCGTCGACTCCGGGGAAGGTGAAGATTGAACGGACGCACGGGGTGAGCCGCAAACTTCAACGTTGTTTTGCTTCGGCGAGCACTCTTTTCCTGTGGGTTCTTTTTGTCATCGCCCTCTTCGCTTCGTATCTCAGCTTCCACAGCTTCGTCGACACCTCGTCCCGATACTTATCCGCCTCGTGGGGTGACCTCCACTGGGAACGCCAGATCCGTGCTTCCGCCGCCGTGCGCCATCCCAAAGGGATCACTGTCCTGGTCACCGGCGCGGCGGGGTTCGTCGGATCCCACGTATCGCTAGCCCTTCGCCACCGCGGCGACGGCGTGGTCGGGCTTGATAATTTTAATGCCTATTACGATCCCTCCCTGAAGAAGGCCCGCAAGGTGCTGCTCGCGTCCCATGGGGTGTTCGTCGTCGAGGGCGACGTCAACGATGCGCACCTCCTCGCTAAGCTGTTCAACACTGTGCCCTTCACCCATGTGATGCATCTCTCCGTTGAGGCCGGCGTCCGCTACGCCATCCAGAATCCAGCGTTGTACGTTCACAGCAACGTCGCCGGTCTCGTCGCCCTCCTGGAAGCCAGCAAGTCTGCCGATCCGCAGCCTGCAATCGTTTGGGCTTCTTCCTCTGTCTCCCTCCTCTGCGAACCATCGTCGTTGCTCTATCCCGACGATTTGCTCCACAGTCGGCGAACCATCGTCGTTGCTTTGTCCCGACGATTTGCTCCACAGTGTCCGCTTGCTCGTCGTTTCTTGGAGGATAATTTTGGAATGAAATTTTTGTTAACCCCGGAATCGTAG